The sequence below is a genomic window from Opitutales bacterium.
GTAAATCCATATTTGTAAATGCGCCATTCCACTTCATCCCTATGCAACCGAGTTCCTCAATCACAGCATCTAGAGCCTTCCGTTGCGTTTCATGATGGGGCAGGCAGGTGTCATAGTGATTCAGAATAATAGGATGATCCCACTGTGCCAAACGCTGCCTTTCCTCTGGACTGGCCAGTAGTGCGTGGTTTTCCCATAACTCGATACCGTCAAATCCAGCTTCTAAGATCTTATCGAGCCAATCTGAAACCAGGAAACTCGGGTTCCCACGAGGCCAGCGATTGTGTTCTAACAAGCCAGTATTTAGAAAAAATTGTGTCATTTCAAATTCTTTGGTTTAGGATTCACTACTGCCTCGATATCGTCTGGATGGTAGTTGTATTGTTCCTGAATCTCATTGATAATTGCATTATCATAGGCTTCGGTATCCAGATCGCATAAGCTTATTGTTGCGCCTCCATTTTCAATACTGATGAGTGAAGCGATCTGCATTTCAACAGTTGCCAACGAAAGTTCAGCGCCCATCTGAGGTTCGCTATTATTCTGAACTGCAGAAGCAAAATCATATAAGTGGGCGATTACTGCAGCGGTATACCAGTATTGGCAATGAGCCCAACCCGTTTTCGTACGCGTTGGATGTTGGTTTTTTACGCTTAGAACACCCCGCGGCAATAGGCATTGACTGCTCTCCCAATTTCCGCGTCTCAAAATCTTTTCGACGGGTAAGCCGTCAAACCTTTGTCCTTCGTGTATCAGGCCATAAATAGCCATATTTCCATCAAAATCTCTGCTTGGAGCCGGTGCATGACGCAAGGTTCCATGGGTTCCATGCCATTCCTCGTAACCGGGTCGACCTGTTCTCCCTCTTGAGCCATTAATGCCAGCTCGTTGGTCAACAATCATGAGTCCATCATCCCAATAAAATTCTCTACTCATGAATATATCCGAGTCACCCCGACCTTGGCCATCTGGGGCAGAGTGCTGGATTGCGCGCACCGTATCAGGTGCTCGCCTTGCCCATGAAACCCAACGTGCACAGTTGTGATAATTCGCATTTGAGCCATAGCTGAATATTCTACCTATTTGACCGATATCACCCCGTTTCCGCAGTGCTTGGGCGAACCTATCGGCAGGCATGTAGGGAAACATCTCTGCAACATTTGATACGAGGGCATTCTTCTTTGCCAATTCACAAAGTTTCTTAGCCTGATCTATCGTGCTGCACCACTGAGTTTCAGTGTGACAGTGAATCCCATGCTCAAGTAAATATGCAGTGAGACCGAAATGAGTCGGAATCGGAGTGCAGATTAGCGCTGCATCAAAGTCTTTTATTTTTAAGAGTTCTGGTAGGTCATCCGAACCAAGACAGCCGATCTCATCTGCTCTAGATTTGGCTGTCTGCAATATCGGATCATAAACCGCAATAGGAATCATCCATTCGCTAATATCATTTAGTATAGGTTGATAAATGGTTTGGAAACGACGCCCTCCTCCAACTATCAATAATCGTAGTGGAGATGACTTGTCTGTAGAATTGATACTCAATTACCTCCTTTGGATGAGGTGATCCTATTATGGTTGAGAAGATTCATTAAGCCCCAACCAACTAGGATGGATTTCAGGTGGTAGTGGTGCAGTAATCAATGTGCTTGATTCATTTACCCACCTGGGGCCTGGACGAGGAAAACTCCAACGAGCGCCATACTCTAAAGCACCTAGATCGGAAGACTCTCCTATACTATTATGACCATATTTAGTATCATTCCCCGCACTTCCTGCATCAATTGATGGAGACTGAGATGTTAGATGAAAATCCACCTGATTATTTAATGGTTTTGGAGTCTCCGAGAAACTCTTAAAAGGTAATACTTCCGGCTCGGCGGGAAATTCCGGACTACTCACAAATCCCGGCTCTATATCTCTGATTGTATGCTCAAGATGATCTAACCTGTTTATATGGCCTTTATATAAATTGTTAGGACTTAAGGTCATCCCTTTATAAGCCCATTTATTCGCCTGCCAAACGCGGAAGATATTATTATCAATTAGTATATTCTCAAAAGTATGATCCTCTCCTGTCCACACAAAAGCTTTATTCGGATTGAGCATAGTGTTATGAACAATAGTGACGCCGCTGGTAGGTATATTTAGACTTTTCCATGACGGTATCATATACCATTTAAGCAGACCACAGTCCCTTAATCCCATTGTGCTCTGATATACAATATTGTGATCAATTAATAATCGGCCATCAAGAACAGGAGAAATTGCTAATGGCATGACTGCATCCATTAAAAAGTTATTATGAACTCTCATATTAAGTGTAGGTTTGGAATCAAATTCGATACACTCATCTGCTGCATTTCTCAGGACATTAAAGGCGATCTCTGACATATCCTTTGGATCGGTGCTCTTGCTAGGTCTTGGACGAATTAGATCAAGACCCTCGTATGCATGATTGTTAATGATACGGTGACGTAGTCCATAATGTTCAATGAATACAGCAGCTATTGTAGCTCCCGATGCAGCTTCCCAACCACCGTGATTAGTTTCAGCCCAGCGAGCCCATTGGAATCTCGGAAAAAGATGCCAATCGCAATGTTCCACAACCAGATCATCCGCTCCTCGAACATAAATGCCTTTTAGCGTACCAGTAAAACTAAGATCACTCAACTGAAGATTATCCGCATTGCTTGTTACCCAAATACCAAACTCTGGGGCAAAATCCATTTTCAACCCATGAATTCTCCAATGAGGAGCATCGATTTGAATGAGACATCCATCACGGCGCTCGAACATTTTCTTGTCATAGTCGCTCATCCACGAACTATCTGCAGCCTTGTGATATTCAACTAAAGCATTTGAACGAGGATTTTTTTTGTATGGTTTATTAATGCGAACATGCTTTGGTTCATCATTTCCAAATAGTTTTACATAAAGCTTTCCACACGCATGGCGAAAACCTTCTGGTGGAACTTGATCTTGATATTTGCCTCTTCTTATAGGCAATCGCCCAACCTGAAGATCCTTAATGCCATTAAATGGCTGTAGCACCCGACCGTTCACCTCAACATAAGCAGGAGCATATTCAAGATCGCATTGCCAAAGATCGTCGGAATGAGTCCATTGCTTTTGCAGGGTGACTGCGTTTGATAGAGTTGCACTACCTGCAGGCTCGGCAATCAAGCTTATTGGGGTTTCATTAGTTCCTGGCTGTGTGATTCTTAAGCGCCCTGGATATGTACCAGGGCTAAGTGATATGACGTCACCAGGTTTTGCAGAGTCCAAAATGGATTGCAAATCATCACTTGGATTTACCCTGATTCGATTACCAGAGAAGACAGGCATGGAACGCAACTCTGGTCCCGTCCATGTTCGATCTGTTGCATCTGGCAAAAACGTAAGATTCTCACTCCCAAATGTTTTTTGCGATAAACACGAAAAAGCGATTCCGCACATACAAAAAATAAGCAAATATCCAAAATGGGCTACTTGTTTTATCCTTCTTCGAACAAGATGATGTTTCAGAGATATACAGACTTTTTTATTCAACTGTCTATTAGGTAGAAATGACATGGTTAGAGCAATGGGGTTAGGGTATGACATGGTTAGAGCAATGGTGTTAGGGTATTTACTTAAAATATTGATCAATATCTATCCGGATTCTCTTTCATAGAGGGAATATGACATACTTAGGCTTGGCACTTCTCCTATGTCACCCAATAGTCCAGTAACGATAGCATAAATAGTACGCGCTAATTGAACCGGATTCACATAAAGAGCGGTTAAACTGGGTAGGCACCCCAACCAAATAGGGCCATCATCGAACGCGATTACATCTAGGTCTTTGGATATCTCTCGTCCAGCCCTAGCCGCAGCGCGATAAAAGGCCGGTGCTAATGAGCTGCTCTGCAATATGCAGGCGTCTGTATTTGGTGTGGATTCTAAAAACTGAGAAATATCATCCTCACGGTCGGAATTCGATGATAACGAAACGATACTTGACGAGATCCATTCATTAGACTCCATACCAGTCCGAAAGCCATTCATCCGACTCTCATATGAATAGTGATCAGTTTCCGGCAATTGTAGATAGGCGATATTTTTTCGATTATTATTTTTTAATCGCTCGACTGCTAACGATACTCCACCCTCTTCATCAAAAGTTATGCAACCGGTAGCATACCTCTGGTTTGTATTTACTTGGACCAACGCGAGCTCGATCTTGTCGATATACGCCTGGATCTCTGCGGGTAGCGACTCGAAAACCAGAACCGCATCAACAGCGTCTTCTGTCGTCATTTTGGGGCGCTTACCATCCTCTAATAATTCTATTTCTATAACCTTATCATAAAGGCTCGAGAGTTTGATAAGGAACTCTAAGACCCGACCCGGAATGGCATTCATGGAGGGCACAAGAACACCAATCACTCCATTTCCCTTGCCTCGCATAGATAAGGCGGCACGATTCAGGCGATATCCTAAAGTTTCAACTGCTTTCAAAACTGACTGTCGCGTAGCTTCACTGAATCCGATATTGCCCAT
It includes:
- a CDS encoding LacI family DNA-binding transcriptional regulator: MKEVAEEAGVSRMVVSSVLNNKRMGNIGFSEATRQSVLKAVETLGYRLNRAALSMRGKGNGVIGVLVPSMNAIPGRVLEFLIKLSSLYDKVIEIELLEDGKRPKMTTEDAVDAVLVFESLPAEIQAYIDKIELALVQVNTNQRYATGCITFDEEGGVSLAVERLKNNNRKNIAYLQLPETDHYSYESRMNGFRTGMESNEWISSSIVSLSSNSDREDDISQFLESTPNTDACILQSSSLAPAFYRAAARAGREISKDLDVIAFDDGPIWLGCLPSLTALYVNPVQLARTIYAIVTGLLGDIGEVPSLSMSYSLYERESG
- a CDS encoding Gfo/Idh/MocA family oxidoreductase: MIVGGGRRFQTIYQPILNDISEWMIPIAVYDPILQTAKSRADEIGCLGSDDLPELLKIKDFDAALICTPIPTHFGLTAYLLEHGIHCHTETQWCSTIDQAKKLCELAKKNALVSNVAEMFPYMPADRFAQALRKRGDIGQIGRIFSYGSNANYHNCARWVSWARRAPDTVRAIQHSAPDGQGRGDSDIFMSREFYWDDGLMIVDQRAGINGSRGRTGRPGYEEWHGTHGTLRHAPAPSRDFDGNMAIYGLIHEGQRFDGLPVEKILRRGNWESSQCLLPRGVLSVKNQHPTRTKTGWAHCQYWYTAAVIAHLYDFASAVQNNSEPQMGAELSLATVEMQIASLISIENGGATISLCDLDTEAYDNAIINEIQEQYNYHPDDIEAVVNPKPKNLK